One stretch of Paenibacillus sp. FSL R5-0341 DNA includes these proteins:
- a CDS encoding ROK family protein: MRIGAIEAGGTKFVCGVGNEHGQIEDRISFPTEHPETTLAKVIDYFKDKDVEAMGIGSFGPIDLQPDSPTYGYITTTPKPGWENCNVVGTLKHEFPVPFGWDTDVNAAALGEMTWGAAQGLDNCVYYTIGTGVGVGLVAGGQRVHGLLHPEGGHIRTRRHPDDRFAGLCPYHGDCLEGMAAGPAIEARWQSPGSELPADHPAWEMESFYIAESITTAILLHSPQKIILGGGVMQQDQLFRLIRERVVRNLNGYVNAAPITQHIDQYIVQPGLGQHAGLCGALALGLEALQHAAQASHAS; this comes from the coding sequence ATGCGTATTGGAGCCATAGAAGCGGGCGGAACGAAGTTTGTATGTGGTGTAGGGAATGAGCATGGACAGATTGAAGATCGAATCAGCTTTCCAACAGAACATCCAGAGACAACTCTTGCCAAGGTGATCGACTATTTCAAGGATAAAGATGTGGAAGCGATGGGGATCGGCTCCTTTGGTCCGATTGATCTGCAACCGGATAGTCCCACCTATGGCTATATTACGACCACACCTAAGCCAGGGTGGGAGAACTGTAATGTGGTTGGAACCTTGAAGCATGAATTTCCGGTTCCTTTTGGATGGGATACGGATGTGAATGCTGCCGCGCTCGGTGAAATGACGTGGGGAGCGGCGCAAGGACTGGACAACTGTGTATATTACACGATTGGCACAGGCGTTGGTGTTGGACTCGTAGCAGGGGGCCAACGAGTACATGGATTGTTACATCCCGAGGGTGGACATATTCGCACAAGACGCCATCCAGACGATCGCTTTGCCGGATTATGCCCGTACCATGGCGATTGCCTGGAGGGGATGGCTGCAGGACCAGCCATTGAAGCACGTTGGCAAAGTCCCGGCAGTGAACTGCCCGCAGATCATCCGGCGTGGGAGATGGAATCCTTTTATATTGCGGAGTCGATCACCACAGCCATCCTGCTTCATTCGCCGCAGAAGATCATCTTGGGCGGTGGTGTAATGCAGCAAGATCAGCTGTTTCGACTAATCCGGGAGCGTGTTGTACGGAATCTGAATGGTTATGTGAATGCAGCCCCAATTACGCAACATATTGACCAATATATCGTCCAGCCCGGATTGGGCCAGCATGCAGGTCTGTGTGGTGCGCTCGCATTGGGTCTGGAAGCATTGCAACATGCAGCACAAGCTTCACATGCTTCATAG
- a CDS encoding glycoside hydrolase family 32 protein translates to MSTILKQDYRNEYHFSPKEKWMNDPNGMVFFNGEYHLFYQHHPFGTTWGPMHWGHAVTRDLVNWEELPVALAPDEHGMIFSGSAVVDWNNTSGLFDDEPGLVAIFTHHLEVEKHDAIQTQSLAYSKDNGRTWTKYEGNPVLKHESFVDFRDPKVFWHEQTKEWIMIIACGQTVCLYRSPNLKDWTLGSEFGEGIGSHDGVWECPDLFPLAVDGDSGQEKWVMLVSIGADPAFIEGSRTQYFTGDFDGSTFIPDEASHTIRWIDHGRDNYAGVSWSDIPAEDGRRLFMGWMSNWMYANQTPTNDYRGAMTIARELTLETRAGEVILIQRPVRELEQARTPVLSLQDASIQQVRQQLNDLQLVNYEIHAAWSPNQSFHFALRSGADNETLVGVDANRGEVYIDRSRSGIGDFHEHFLGRHAAELKEVNVNQSLRIFVDHSSVEVFANDGQTVITDLIYPDVDSKGISVHAENTDLLFSSIHIYEISPTKAKGQL, encoded by the coding sequence ATGTCGACAATTCTTAAACAAGATTACAGAAACGAATACCATTTCTCACCGAAAGAGAAATGGATGAACGACCCGAACGGCATGGTATTTTTCAATGGGGAGTATCACCTGTTCTATCAGCATCATCCGTTTGGTACAACATGGGGACCGATGCATTGGGGTCACGCGGTGACCCGAGATCTTGTCAATTGGGAGGAACTTCCTGTAGCTCTGGCGCCGGATGAACATGGCATGATCTTCTCGGGCAGTGCTGTGGTGGACTGGAATAATACTTCAGGACTTTTCGACGATGAGCCGGGGTTGGTTGCTATTTTCACCCATCACCTGGAAGTTGAAAAGCATGATGCCATACAAACCCAGAGTCTGGCGTATAGTAAAGACAACGGCAGAACCTGGACTAAATACGAGGGTAATCCGGTATTAAAGCATGAGTCCTTTGTCGATTTCCGTGATCCCAAAGTGTTCTGGCATGAGCAGACCAAGGAGTGGATTATGATTATCGCTTGTGGTCAAACGGTATGTCTGTACCGATCTCCCAATCTGAAGGATTGGACGCTAGGAAGTGAATTTGGCGAAGGGATCGGTTCACACGATGGCGTGTGGGAGTGTCCGGACCTGTTCCCGCTTGCAGTGGATGGAGATTCAGGGCAGGAGAAATGGGTGATGCTCGTTAGCATTGGTGCAGATCCTGCTTTTATAGAAGGCTCCAGAACGCAATATTTTACGGGAGATTTTGATGGAAGTACATTTATCCCAGACGAGGCATCCCATACGATCCGCTGGATTGATCATGGCCGGGATAACTACGCTGGAGTTAGTTGGTCCGACATTCCGGCTGAAGACGGCAGACGCCTGTTTATGGGGTGGATGAGCAACTGGATGTATGCCAATCAGACGCCGACCAATGATTACCGTGGAGCCATGACCATTGCCCGGGAGCTGACACTGGAGACAAGAGCCGGAGAAGTTATCCTGATTCAACGTCCTGTGCGTGAGCTTGAGCAAGCCCGTACGCCAGTATTGTCCTTACAGGATGCTTCGATTCAGCAAGTGAGGCAGCAGTTGAACGATTTGCAACTAGTGAACTATGAGATCCATGCAGCGTGGTCTCCGAATCAGTCGTTCCATTTTGCCTTAAGAAGCGGAGCTGACAACGAAACGCTCGTTGGCGTAGACGCTAACCGAGGTGAAGTGTATATCGATCGTAGTCGATCGGGTATCGGCGATTTTCATGAACATTTCCTGGGTCGCCATGCAGCTGAGTTAAAAGAGGTAAATGTAAACCAAAGTTTACGTATCTTTGTAGATCATTCATCTGTGGAGGTATTTGCAAATGATGGTCAGACGGTTATTACGGATCTGATCTATCCGGATGTGGATTCCAAGGGTATCTCTGTTCATGCCGAAAATACGGATCTGCTATTCTCTTCAATTCATATCTATGAGATCTCACCGACCAAGGCTAAAGGTCAATTGTAA
- a CDS encoding ABC transporter substrate-binding protein has protein sequence MKKVNKSRKAVTTASISVLSAMLFLTACGGGGGGAASEAQSPDGKVTLNFITQSSPLAPADPNDKLINKRLEEKTNVHINWKNYTSDVFAEKRNLAVASGDLPDAIFDAGYGDYDLLKLAKDGAIIPLEDMIEQYMPNLQKVLEEAPEYKSMITAPDGHIYSFPWIEELGSGKQRIQSVDNLPWINVEWLNKLGLKMPTTTEELKEVLIAFKTQDPNGNGKADEIPLSFINKPGGEDLTFLFAAFGLGENWDHTVVTNDGKVVFTAADEGYKEAVKYIHELVQEGLVDVESYQQDWNTYLAKGKDNKYGMYFTWDKANITGMNDTYDVLPPVAGPNGEVNVTRTNGIGLDRGRMVITSSNKNLESTAKWVDQLYDPLQSVQNNWGTYGDESQQNIFEFDEAKGMLKHLPLEGSAPVELRQKTSIAGPLAILDSYYDKYTTKPEDAAWRMELLDKVMVPHMKAENVYPSVFFSIDELDRLSTIETDLFAYVLRLRTEWYQNGKIDQEWDAYLKELDRLGLQEWLQIKQAGYDRNNQ, from the coding sequence ATGAAAAAAGTAAACAAATCTAGAAAAGCCGTTACAACGGCGTCCATTTCCGTGTTATCTGCAATGCTCTTTCTAACCGCCTGTGGCGGGGGTGGAGGCGGCGCGGCAAGTGAGGCGCAATCCCCTGATGGCAAGGTGACATTGAATTTTATAACACAGAGCTCTCCGCTGGCTCCCGCTGATCCAAACGACAAGCTGATTAACAAGCGACTCGAAGAGAAAACCAATGTGCATATCAACTGGAAGAACTATACGAGTGATGTGTTTGCAGAAAAAAGAAATCTGGCGGTGGCCAGCGGTGATTTGCCGGATGCCATTTTTGATGCAGGTTACGGGGACTATGATCTCCTGAAACTGGCGAAGGACGGGGCAATCATTCCACTTGAGGACATGATTGAACAATATATGCCCAATCTGCAAAAGGTGCTGGAGGAAGCTCCCGAATACAAGAGCATGATCACGGCTCCAGACGGCCATATCTATTCATTCCCATGGATTGAAGAACTCGGAAGTGGCAAACAACGGATTCAGTCAGTGGATAACTTGCCCTGGATTAATGTGGAATGGCTGAACAAGCTCGGACTGAAGATGCCAACGACAACCGAGGAATTAAAAGAAGTGCTGATTGCGTTCAAAACCCAAGATCCAAACGGCAACGGTAAGGCAGACGAAATTCCGTTATCTTTCATTAACAAACCGGGCGGAGAAGATCTGACATTTCTCTTTGCGGCATTTGGACTCGGAGAGAACTGGGATCATACCGTGGTAACCAATGATGGGAAAGTGGTCTTCACGGCAGCTGATGAAGGTTACAAGGAAGCGGTTAAATACATTCATGAGTTGGTTCAGGAAGGTCTCGTGGATGTCGAATCGTACCAGCAGGATTGGAACACGTATCTGGCAAAAGGCAAGGACAACAAGTACGGCATGTACTTCACTTGGGATAAGGCTAACATTACAGGCATGAATGATACGTATGATGTTCTGCCTCCGGTTGCCGGCCCTAACGGAGAGGTCAATGTCACAAGAACAAACGGAATTGGACTTGATCGTGGTCGCATGGTCATTACCAGCAGCAATAAAAACCTGGAATCCACAGCGAAGTGGGTAGACCAATTGTACGATCCGCTCCAATCTGTGCAGAACAACTGGGGTACCTATGGAGATGAGAGTCAGCAGAATATTTTTGAATTCGATGAAGCCAAAGGGATGCTGAAGCATCTTCCACTGGAAGGATCTGCACCTGTGGAGCTCAGACAAAAGACCAGTATCGCCGGACCATTGGCCATTCTCGACAGTTACTATGATAAATACACAACCAAACCAGAAGATGCAGCTTGGCGTATGGAACTTCTTGATAAGGTTATGGTTCCGCATATGAAAGCAGAGAACGTATATCCAAGTGTGTTCTTCTCTATTGATGAACTGGATCGATTGTCCACGATTGAGACCGATCTCTTCGCCTACGTGTTACGTCTGCGTACGGAGTGGTATCAGAACGGGAAAATAGATCAGGAATGGGATGCTTACTTGAAAGAGCTGGATCGCCTTGGATTGCAAGAATGGCTACAGATTAAACAAGCCGGGTATGACCGTAATAACCAATAA
- a CDS encoding carbohydrate ABC transporter permease, which translates to MVVKHTGMDRLILTLNAIFLTCAVLVVVVPLIYIVIASFMDPTVLLNRGLSFNVSDWSLDGYQMILSNPAMIRGFANAVLYSVSFALITVTVSIFAGYALSDDRLAGRGFFMIIFIITMFFGGGLIPTYLLIRNLGMLDTVWAIIIPGAVNVWNIILSRTFFKGVPRELKEAANVDGASEMKIFFQIVIPLSKPIIFVLALYAFVGQWNSYFDAMIYLDNPNLHPLQLVLRSILIQNQAAPGMISDQLAMAELKRLSEMIKYSAIVISSLPLIIMYPFFQKYFEKGAMVGSLK; encoded by the coding sequence ATGGTTGTTAAACACACGGGAATGGATCGATTGATCCTCACACTCAATGCCATTTTTCTCACCTGTGCTGTACTGGTTGTGGTTGTTCCCCTGATTTATATTGTTATCGCCTCATTCATGGACCCCACGGTGTTACTGAATCGTGGACTGTCCTTTAATGTATCGGACTGGAGTCTGGACGGATATCAGATGATTTTGTCCAATCCAGCCATGATTCGGGGGTTTGCAAATGCGGTATTGTACTCGGTTTCTTTTGCACTGATCACCGTGACCGTATCTATATTTGCAGGTTATGCATTGTCGGATGACAGGCTCGCGGGACGTGGATTTTTCATGATTATCTTTATTATTACCATGTTCTTCGGCGGGGGATTAATCCCTACGTATCTACTCATACGTAATCTCGGCATGCTCGATACGGTGTGGGCGATCATCATCCCTGGAGCCGTTAACGTCTGGAACATCATTCTCTCCAGAACCTTTTTCAAAGGAGTCCCTCGAGAACTGAAAGAAGCTGCAAACGTGGATGGCGCCTCTGAGATGAAGATTTTCTTCCAGATCGTCATTCCGTTGTCGAAACCGATCATTTTTGTACTCGCACTCTATGCGTTCGTTGGGCAATGGAATTCCTATTTTGATGCAATGATCTATCTCGATAATCCGAACCTGCATCCGTTACAGCTCGTTCTGCGCTCCATTCTGATTCAGAATCAGGCTGCACCGGGCATGATCAGTGATCAGCTCGCGATGGCAGAACTGAAACGGCTTTCCGAGATGATTAAATACTCAGCGATTGTCATTTCGAGTCTGCCACTCATCATCATGTACCCGTTCTTCCAGAAGTATTTCGAAAAAGGTGCCATGGTCGGTTCCCTCAAATAG
- a CDS encoding ABC transporter permease subunit, giving the protein MLLAPALILTLIFKYIPMYGAIIAFKDFSPIKGIMGSDWVGLKHFEKFIASPNFDIILMNTLKLSFLGLIFSFPVPILLALMLNQVRKAGIKKNIQLFLYAPNFISVVVVVGMLFIFLSPTGPINQLATWITGQPIMFMSEPEYFRWIYILSDIWTGAGWASIIYVAALANVDPELHNAANLDGANLLQRIRHIDLPTIRPIMAIVFILAAGGIMSIGFEKAYLMQTSMNLPSSEIIATYVYKVGLQSGDYAYSAAVGLFNSVINVILLVTVNLIVKKLNEGEGLY; this is encoded by the coding sequence ATGTTGCTTGCACCGGCCTTAATTTTGACTCTTATCTTCAAGTACATTCCGATGTACGGAGCCATCATTGCGTTTAAGGATTTCAGTCCGATCAAAGGCATCATGGGTAGTGATTGGGTAGGACTGAAGCATTTTGAGAAATTTATAGCTTCACCCAATTTCGATATCATTTTAATGAATACGCTTAAACTCAGCTTTTTGGGATTGATATTCAGTTTTCCGGTGCCCATTTTACTCGCACTCATGCTGAATCAGGTACGCAAAGCTGGCATCAAGAAAAATATTCAATTGTTTCTGTATGCACCCAATTTCATCTCGGTTGTTGTCGTGGTGGGTATGTTGTTCATCTTCCTCTCACCGACAGGGCCGATTAATCAATTAGCCACATGGATTACAGGTCAGCCAATCATGTTCATGTCTGAACCGGAATATTTCCGCTGGATCTACATTTTGTCCGATATCTGGACTGGAGCGGGTTGGGCTTCGATCATTTACGTCGCAGCTTTAGCCAATGTTGATCCAGAGCTTCACAATGCGGCTAATCTGGATGGAGCCAATCTCCTTCAGCGTATTCGCCACATTGACCTTCCAACGATTCGTCCGATTATGGCTATCGTCTTTATTCTTGCAGCGGGTGGCATTATGTCCATTGGATTTGAGAAGGCCTATCTGATGCAGACGTCCATGAACCTGCCTTCCTCCGAGATTATTGCCACGTATGTCTACAAGGTGGGGTTACAGTCTGGAGATTACGCTTATTCTGCCGCAGTAGGATTGTTCAACTCGGTGATCAATGTGATTTTGCTGGTGACGGTGAATCTGATTGTGAAGAAATTGAATGAAGGCGAAGGCCTCTATTAG
- a CDS encoding LacI family DNA-binding transcriptional regulator, whose product MAKEKVTIQDIADALGISRNTASKALNDSGNIPDETRNRVIKKAIELKYKQFAYMENELVLTKTPGNIALLTENLPNTSHFGSLLISGLEKRISAEGYNLSIHIVREDDQDTLTLPNNFDIAKIDGIICIELFDLEYTQLITDLGIPTIFIDCASNICYPEFQADLLLMENEHSIYQITKKLIESGFTSIGFVGDYNHCKSFNERWVGYHRAMLEAGLQVDLSHCILDNDRLCFSKPGWLNQRVAELASLPSAYVCANDFLAVDLIRALKDRNVAVPQDIAICGFDNAPQSRIIEPALTTVHIYSNEMGIKAAEMLLSRINSPTQPYQVSHIVTKPIIRESTPAIMADHSQMVHSSAK is encoded by the coding sequence ATGGCTAAGGAAAAAGTCACGATACAAGACATCGCTGATGCTTTGGGGATCTCCAGGAACACGGCTTCCAAAGCATTAAACGATAGCGGAAACATCCCGGATGAGACCCGAAATCGTGTAATTAAAAAAGCAATTGAACTTAAATATAAGCAATTCGCCTACATGGAAAATGAGCTTGTTCTAACGAAGACTCCGGGCAATATCGCCCTGTTAACTGAAAACCTGCCGAATACATCTCACTTTGGTTCGTTGTTGATCAGTGGTTTGGAGAAAAGAATCAGTGCGGAGGGATACAATCTCTCGATTCATATCGTGCGTGAAGACGATCAAGATACGCTTACACTTCCCAACAATTTTGATATCGCTAAAATAGACGGCATCATTTGCATTGAATTATTTGATCTGGAATACACTCAATTGATTACCGATCTGGGCATCCCCACGATCTTTATCGATTGCGCTTCCAACATATGTTATCCCGAATTCCAAGCAGATTTGCTCCTTATGGAGAATGAACATAGCATCTATCAGATAACCAAAAAATTAATTGAGAGCGGCTTCACAAGTATCGGATTCGTGGGAGATTACAATCACTGCAAGAGCTTTAATGAACGATGGGTTGGATATCACCGTGCTATGCTGGAGGCGGGGTTGCAGGTGGACCTGTCTCATTGCATCCTGGATAATGATCGCCTGTGTTTCTCCAAGCCAGGATGGTTGAACCAGCGAGTGGCAGAGCTGGCCTCCCTACCTTCTGCTTACGTATGCGCTAATGACTTTTTAGCAGTTGATCTGATTCGGGCGTTAAAAGACAGAAATGTCGCTGTGCCACAGGATATTGCGATATGCGGATTCGATAATGCGCCCCAATCCCGAATTATTGAGCCTGCATTAACGACCGTTCATATTTACAGTAATGAGATGGGCATCAAGGCTGCAGAGATGCTGTTATCCCGGATTAATAGCCCAACACAACCGTATCAGGTCTCACACATTGTGACCAAACCCATCATCAGGGAGTCTACGCCAGCAATCATGGCCGATCATTCTCAGATGGTTCATAGTTCTGCAAAATAA
- a CDS encoding purine-nucleoside phosphorylase: protein MHQSAHIQKARDYILNRIHTKPAVGMILGSGLGALADEIENATVIPYTEIPYFAQSEAIGHANELVIGELMGKTVVAMKGRLHYYEGFTLDEVTFPVRIMKALGVEQLLITNACGAINTSFEPGQLMLITDHINLVGNNPLMGPNNAELGVRFPDVSQVYNRELRSIALKVAKEQNVGLQQGVYAWWSGPAYETPAEIRMIRTMGADAVGMSTVPEAIVAIHGGMKVLGISCLTNMACGILDQPLSHDEVIEVAAQVKTTFIGLVKGILKEI, encoded by the coding sequence ATGCATCAATCCGCACATATTCAGAAAGCAAGAGATTACATATTAAACCGAATCCATACCAAACCTGCCGTAGGCATGATTCTGGGGTCAGGACTGGGAGCGCTTGCGGATGAGATTGAAAACGCGACCGTTATTCCGTATACAGAGATTCCGTATTTCGCCCAATCGGAGGCTATCGGTCATGCCAATGAATTGGTTATTGGTGAACTGATGGGCAAAACGGTTGTAGCAATGAAGGGGCGTCTTCATTATTATGAAGGTTTTACACTGGATGAAGTGACATTTCCGGTTCGCATCATGAAGGCGCTGGGTGTTGAACAATTGCTTATCACCAATGCCTGCGGAGCGATCAACACAAGCTTTGAACCGGGCCAACTGATGCTTATTACAGATCATATTAACCTGGTGGGTAATAACCCGTTGATGGGACCGAATAACGCTGAACTGGGTGTGCGTTTCCCGGATGTGTCCCAGGTGTACAATCGCGAACTGCGCAGCATTGCCCTTAAGGTTGCAAAAGAGCAAAATGTTGGCCTGCAGCAAGGTGTCTATGCATGGTGGAGTGGCCCGGCATATGAGACACCAGCGGAGATTCGCATGATTCGTACGATGGGTGCGGATGCTGTGGGGATGTCCACGGTACCTGAAGCCATTGTTGCCATTCATGGCGGTATGAAGGTACTGGGCATTTCCTGTCTGACCAACATGGCCTGTGGTATTCTGGATCAGCCGTTAAGTCATGATGAAGTTATTGAAGTGGCTGCGCAAGTGAAAACAACCTTTATCGGTTTGGTAAAAGGCATCTTGAAAGAGATCTAG